CTCCCTGGATGCCGAACTCTCGCTGCTTTTTTCAGACGGCGCCGGATCCGCGGGCGTCATCGATTCGATCAATCCGTTTTTTGACTCCCGGGAGTCGTTCCGCGAATTCCGAACGCGCAACCCCGACGCACCGCTTCACTACATGGTTGCGCGACTCACCGGCTACCAGAATGGTCTCGACGACGCCACGGGTTTGCCGCGTGACATCAAACACTTGATCGACGCATCAACCCGTTCCACGGACGATCCTTCGACTGCAATCTGGCTCCTCGACGAAGATCCCAGTCAAGATTTTGGACTCGCAATTGCCAATCGAATCTGGCTCGGTGCGACGGCGGACATATTGAGCGCCATGGGACTGAAGGTGCAACACGATCGCAATACGGAGTTTATTTCCGGGGTAGATTCGATTGCGGGCTATGCGTCTTGGGGAAGCAACGACGGAAACGACGCGGGCAAGCCCTTTTATGGATTGATTTCCGACAAGCGCTACCCGGGCACCTTCGCCCCGAGGAGTCTCACAAACGACTTCGTCAGCACCAGCGGTCGCAGCTTTATCTACCCGCCTAGATATGGACAGTCGCTGATTGCCGACCTGGTGCATCTCGGCGTCGCTGGGGCGACGGGCAACGTGTACGAACCCGCCCTGTCGGGAGTGCCCAGACCGCAAATTTTGCTTCCCAGCTACGCCGAAGGGTTGCGGGCAGTCGAAGCCTTCTACCGCAGCATCCCCTACCTGGGATGGATGAACATCTATGTCGGCGATCCTTTGATGACCATCGCCAATCCACGCAAGCGACCTCCGGGTGATCGCGATTGCGACGGTGTTCCCGACGCCGTAGACAATTGCATCGATGTTCCGAATCCCGATCAACGAGACACCAATGCCGACGGCTTTGGCAACATGTGCGACGCAGATGTAAACGGAGACGGGATCGTCACCACATCATGGGGTGCAATTTACCCTCTGACCAAGCGAGGCGACATCGAGTGGATCGCAATGTCGGCTCAAAATGGTCCGTATGACCCAAACTTTGATCTCGACGGAGATGGTGACGTAGACCACGACGACCTCTCGATCGCCCACTTCAATCTCTTCATGCAACCGGGGCCGAGCGCGCAGGCAGCCCGTCAGAACCGTGACTGATTCAAGCCCGCGCGGAACAGTCGTCCGAAGGCTCGCGCGACATTTCGTACAGCATCGCGAGGGGAAGCGTAACTGCGATGATTCCAGCCCCCAGGTATTCCTCGGGAAGACGATAGAACCAGAGTCCGTTGGCGATCCAGAGCGCCGCACTGGCTAGCACGATTACCTGTATGCGCGGTCGTTGGGTCGCGAGCAACGCACCGCAGATTACGAAAGCAAAATAGTAGTTCGCGGGATTGCTCAGCAAGGGGATCAAGGCAAAACCGAGGGCGGAAGCCTCCCAGGCGCGGATGCGACCCGTTGCGCGCCAAAATAAAAATAACGCCGGAACCACGACCGCGAGTTGAACTCCGCGAATCACATAGGGCAACCAGGTCGGCGCATAGAGGCTCAAAGACACATTGCCATCCGCTCCGGTCGTGAGGTGACCCGTACCCATCATGATCGCGCGCCAGATCAAAGAAGAGAGACCCAACTTGTTGAGCGAGTTCTTGTCGCTGAATACCGAGATCTT
This portion of the Myxococcales bacterium genome encodes:
- a CDS encoding TIGR03790 family protein produces the protein MLSALASLCLMISSCSVAERNNVLVITNSESPISVAIGTYYAKARMIPSENVVRLKVPLRDPRLANVADETITAAQYDELIRQPLERLIEERGLRDTIEILVTTKGIPLRVDGHGPGIEDWLRTASRASLDAELSLLFSDGAGSAGVIDSINPFFDSRESFREFRTRNPDAPLHYMVARLTGYQNGLDDATGLPRDIKHLIDASTRSTDDPSTAIWLLDEDPSQDFGLAIANRIWLGATADILSAMGLKVQHDRNTEFISGVDSIAGYASWGSNDGNDAGKPFYGLISDKRYPGTFAPRSLTNDFVSTSGRSFIYPPRYGQSLIADLVHLGVAGATGNVYEPALSGVPRPQILLPSYAEGLRAVEAFYRSIPYLGWMNIYVGDPLMTIANPRKRPPGDRDCDGVPDAVDNCIDVPNPDQRDTNADGFGNMCDADVNGDGIVTTSWGAIYPLTKRGDIEWIAMSAQNGPYDPNFDLDGDGDVDHDDLSIAHFNLFMQPGPSAQAARQNRD